DNA sequence from the Salvia splendens isolate huo1 chromosome 19, SspV2, whole genome shotgun sequence genome:
ctaattaaatctcactccccttaaatataatttaccgcaatatatatttcattccacatcaaatacttaaagccacgtcataagatcaacgaaattgactcggtcaaatcaaaattaggtcaccaaatcaatcacataacaagtcgtcatttaattcgtgacaataaaagaaaataaatgcaatcgtcttagggttcaaaaattagggttcgaaaagtgtgGCGTCACACATAGAGTAAATACCTACAGATAAAATAAACACTTGGAACTAGTCCTAGAGGTtagtaataaaagaaaagagaatttaAGAAGATGAACTCAACCTCAATGTCCCACCCCACAAAACACTCCCCAATATCTCTCGACAAAGACTTAGAATATCGTGAGAGTCTGGTTCACTCACACTCACAAGCTCCAACTCCTAACTATAGATGCGTATGTATGATCAATGAAGGTTTACCTCTCAAACTTGTGAAGCAAGTAGTATAGTCATTCAAGAACAAACATACTTAGCAAGTTGAAGATAAGGTTCAAGAGTTAGAGCAACACACACAAGCCATATAAAAGAGCAGAAAAAGTAATAAGCATGGACTGATTTTGggaaatttttaatatatagcTACCCACCCCCAAAGTGGATGAAATTTTGTAAAGAGACTCAATATCAAGTGTATTTCAAGGAAAAAGTAAGTCCCTACATTCAGATTATGTAATAGTGTATGAATTTGCCCTTTTCCCCAGCTATGCAAAAACATGGTATATGCATTTAATTTTGTGGGTAATTAGCTAACACGTTAGAGGTTCTTCATGACAAAATTCAGCCCAATCCAACAACAATTGATCTCCCTGCTCATCATTCACATATAGGTCAAAAACAAAGGAAACACAATAGATCAAACATGTAGTGGGTACTAAGCTCTAGATACCAAAGGATGTGGATCCATATTGATTGTGATTCATTAACCCAAGATTTATACcctttgatgatgtttgatcttcAATTGTaacacaaaaacacaaaaacaataaAGGATAGGGTGGATCTAGCCTTCAAAAACTAGACCCCAAAAGGATTTGATGGGAGACAAGAGGTGAAGAAAAGTGAATTTGATATTAGCTGAATCCATTGATGTAGAAAACACTCTAAGCAATCTTCAACATGCTAGATTCAACTGATGGCTCCACCACTCAAAGGAATTCACAAGACCTTTGATGCGTAATTATACTTGATCATCAAGAGGAAACAAATCTCTCAAGCATCTATTTTCATCAAAGTCTAACTATGAAAAATGAGGAAAAATACTATTTAAAATTGGGTACCCGCTGGGGCAGAATGGGGTCCGAAAatgacacccggccgggtggtttATCCTCCttgaaattcacccggccgagTGGAACTTTTCTGCATTGCGCGGCTTTCGTAAAACGACCATAACTCCCTCCATCGGACTCCAATTGAGGCGTGCAAGGTACCCAAGCGTTTCAACTGCTCAAGGACAGGCTAGTATCTGCCCCAATTATTCGAGCAcccgactggaatcaccccttcgaggtgatgtgtgatgctagCGACTATGTAGTACGGACTGTTTTTGGGTCAGAGGATAGATGGAAAGAGCTACGTTATATTCTACGCCTCAAAGACTCTAAATCCGGCACAAATGAATTATGACACAACTAAGAAAGAGATGCTAGTCATCGTATACTCCTTTGAAAAATTCCGTCCCTATCTGCTTGGGTCAAAAGTCATTGTTTTTACTGACCACGTAGCGATCAAGTACTTGTTGGCAAAGGAGTCTAAATCCAGGTTGATTCATTGGGTGTTTTTGCTACAAGAGTTTAATTAGGAAGCGAAAGATAAAGCAGGGACAGAAAACAAAGTCGTTGATCACTTGAGCAGGATAGCCCAAGGGGAAAATGACGAGGTTATTCCTGACACCTTTCCTGAAGAGCATTTGTACTGTATTGTGACACCGGCCGCCTTGATCAGTTTGGCAAGTGATTTTCATCCAATTGATCGAGCGGAATCTACGAATGAAGTAGTgttacgctcggattttgcagcattttaaggccattatttggtccgttatgggtatcaaagttgcattacatgttcattatttgcatattttatacgTTTTGGTATTTTAACTTGTTTTAGGAGAAATGTACAGACTATAGCTAAAAAAGGGCATAAAAACATCAAAGTTCGGAAGCTAAAGCAGAAGGCAACCCAGCGGACCGCTGGCATACGCCTGCGGTTGCTGAAAACCATTCTAAAACGTTCTGACTCTCTCCATCGTTCGTTTGGCCTGATCGCGCATGACAACCTCtgttcaaactcatttttccgGCGATTTTGAAATACGATCAGAGCGTGCAACATACCATTCTCTTCTTGATCATCTCAATAgaagttctgtggagaaagttatagCCATTCTACCAAAGTCACGCAAAGttgtcaagtgcagaattttaggcggaaatttaaggaaggaaagaagatattaccttgtgtagcaccccgaaaaatttgtgacttttgttttcattaatgtggatgttgaatgagaatttcttttatgaaatttatttgttcttggtaattgagttaattatgtgaaataagtTGTTGTGAGATATGTGGAATAAGGGTGAATTATGTTCCAATGTGtggattaaattaaatgggatcatgcatatttgttctagccatttttgttggaattttcggccctcttacttattagaaataatattttctttcttggatttaattaattgttttgagatatttatccaaattaaatccaaaaccaaaatacctctaatttattctacataattttcaACCCTTGCCCCATACCTTGggatttttgaaaatctccTATTGTTTAGGAGAAGgaaatattttgcatatttaattggtactttgtttatttccttccttgaattaaaatccaattaaatctctccaCATCCTactttaattaggatttgactattTCCATCTTTAAGACCATATAATTTTTGCCCCATATGCATTTCATTTTCGCTGTGGGATTAAATTAACTGTTACCTATTTTTTGGGAGTCTTTCCCACaagaaattatcaaatttaaatcctattcctacttaattggaggatttaaatatttcctttgactactccctattttacaccccccccccccccatttttTTCCTACTTGGTGAATTCTTggattattttgttaccttatttattcgatgctcaatatctttttacctaatttgtgagtatattttctccaagtaaataccaaatcaatttatatgctaattaaatagcataaTTTCGAAAACCCTTTCCCCCACACTACAcgtctattttttatttaaattgtgggatttattcattgacttctattttattctcctacaattttaattcaaaaaaaccctaaccctaacccctCATTTTCACCCCTCCCTCTCTCCCACGCCTCCCCCACAagcctccctccctctcttctccctctcaacaaatccttcaccaattccttgttcttgcttcgttttggagttggaaactcaagattcatcgaagaatcgcatcattcgtcattcctaccgattgtttttcaatggaaaggtatactttgattcatcccTCTCATTCTTCCCATTGAATCCATAATtcttgaacccctcatgcatatagtgagtggagaatcgtagatctaagaattaattggtttggaaggatggttgcacaagaatatgtgtgtgtgcgcgcgtaTGTACGAgtgtgtgtaagtgtgtggatgaatcgtctgtgaatgttatgtgtgaaaaggaaagcatggttgtaatctcgtttttgaagcatgaatatgtgttggaagcatgaatatgtatgtgtgaatgtatgatagacaaactaaggtttgtgaatgttgagcataaaaactgttgtgttcggacagtaggttccgacgagtttttgaccaatcaaacgatcttattttgataCGAATTTCAGCTTCTTTTGATGACGTATGAATTTataattgtcacgaccgcccatactaggggtacgaTAAACGAGGAGATCTTGACCACGGGATAAcaataaagacaacatttaagaaTAACAGTTTATACGaaaaacttaattagcttaaaagaataatattttagtttaaagaaacttaatgtcataaattcattattaattagcaaagaCTTATAGCAAACAATTTTTTCAAAGGAAGCGGCGGGGAAAAATtaatatcaaaatccaattaatttCCAAAAGAACAATGGTTTTAGTTTacgaaaaaccattttagagtaCTTGACATGCCAAAAGTAGTACGAAGTaaaataaagtcttgaggcatagttcaaaaatatagcagcggaaataaggttgtaaagagagtcaaggatgacgcctatgtatgaagacacaacgcatccaaattccctaggccgactcaacatccaccgcaacatcccgctcaacctgcacatagggaaaacacatgcagggctgagtacttgttggactcaatgggctcatgccgaaaacattttatatagttatgtcatctataccagtgatctcgagttttatatgtagttaagaaatatcacgagaacacaaaaatatttcaaagtctggccataCAATCAAATCTCCCCACTTcctcatcaatccatcaatcacaatcatcatatcacagtgcgacgaaagtgtggccacactattcgcccacgagaccggccgactagcaaggacggctcacgatcccaccagtgtacacagcttgatagggtttgcggccctactcagacccgaattcgtttcacaacacaactatatagcctaacggagcaagctcagacgaactaggcatcataaaacaatctcacaaagaaaaacaacatggcatgacataacaagttaaaccaccttTATAACACCatatcatattttcggaaaatagaaatatttgtaaaagaaagcctacctcgtttgcttaaacaattcaatatccaacttaaggcaaccctcgttccttgtgctcacgtacacacaatccccttgccaacaccacaacacaatcagccttccattaATCCAAATTAATATGCAtatcctatcgttcctttcatcgttctcttaaattacccatcccaacattcatcaacataaggaaaaacatgtcataatatttctcaacgtatcacacataatcacgaCATAGGACACATTCCTTAATCATACATGCGTCATATAATTCACccaaacttgacaacaagtgatatttccacataaccacaaatctggcagaacggtgcggttggtttgtaaaaatcaccaaaaatccatccgacctcatatgaagctaaatttggtcacaacacagtagacacattcaagttcatccagttaaaatttcacaccaaaatcatgtcgtttggtcagtcaaaacaacaatGCAACTCTCTGGCCGGAacacaaaaattctggcagcactgcgcagttcaattgaaaaatttaccaaaaattcatccgatgcccagtgaggctgaaattttcatacaacacagaagacacttcaaatttcatccagttaaaaattcacatccaaaatgaggccatttggtcggtcaaataggaaacgaaactttctgggcaaGAATACAAGTTTCAGGCTACAAAATTTCGaacaccaaaataagatcgtttggtcaatcaaacacatgtcggaatccactgtccgaacaccacaatttcttttttttttttttttttaaattaacttcatatatttatatcatatatatgaaggaagaaattacaaatcaactcctataacaaggaggaaagacaaattacgccacccagggttcgaactcgagacctccaggatggacgcggtatccagcaccctttaccgctaggccaaggggcttggatatcCGAACACCACAATTTCCAGgcttcaaaatttcaaaattagggtttcctcctcattcatccaaacacaaattttcatgcttccaacacacaatcatgcttcaaaaggttctcacaatcatgttctcatatattcacacatcaATCACCAATTATTCatccaaacttcacacatattcattcaaaatcgaaTATTCACAATTTTTCTCATACAAAACataaattcccaccgattaattatgcgatctatgattcctacactcactatatgcatgagagaatcaagaacaaggttcaatggagaagatgaggaaaaaattttagttataccttcttgaatcaaaaatcaaacggtagaagcaaggattgatgcgattcgtcgggaactcttgaaaattcCAACTCCAAGGGATGCAAGAACAtggatggaagaaattttggagaggatgaagagagagaggagagggaggcgtgtgaagagagggagaggagggagagggacgaaaaATGAGGAGggatgggggctagggtttaatTTATGTGATTATaaagtcctaggtttaatcccacaaaaattaattaattgtggaggaataaaatagaggccaataataaaatcccacaattaaaaggaaggcaagttttcgaaaattatggctaaaaattcaataaggaatttatttggtatttacttggagaggaatagattcacaatttaggaaataaaataatgaatattccataaacaagggaacaaaataaattaaatctccaagtaggaaattgataaggctaatttcatgcataggtctagggctttaattcgtgaaatttctgggtctaacgcacgttttaagccaggtgtgtgaagatttttcgccaggtccaggaaaggaggaggacagttgcgtggacctaggaaataggcgcatgagtggacattatgcggaaaattgcttgacggaggaaacctcggagttgaagggtagaatagagatttctacgaagactctagaaggctatgtccgcatctataaaagggagaaccatgcacgctggagggatcttctgggttggaggcctcgctaacagcctgtagcttagttcacttttcacacacttgggttcttttcgtggggagattcagggttcGCACCGGGGTTCATGTTTAGTTTTCTTTGAAGCtattgtgggttgtaacaccgtccttctgtggggcgaAGGAACAATTTAATTTCTGCTTTCATACTTTCCtgatttcgccgagcttcgctgttcgaagctcggagctctatttgtttattttgccgaatattctctaattttaatgcaagtttgattttctgttacgTTGATTTTCAGAATTTTGGAGTAGGATTGTTcaagttggatgcgtttcgtagttgttttctgaatttatgcaggtttgcagttggatctgggtgatcggagtctATTTGTGGATAAATCGGAGGGTTGAGTTCGCTggagttgtggagttgtttgtggttgtttgaattcggagttgatctgagcagatctgtgaaaaccggagttatGGAGTCGGTTGTGtcggttgttgggttcggatcacttagatccggagtggattaagcatccgacgtgaatctgagtaagattgatttaatttcatgcctagtttacgtgttttcattttatttcgcctagtttacgtagatctaatgtatttccggttcatagcaagtttccagcatccaaatctttatattctgttcgaatctagatatatgctctgttttctccatttgcgtgcttgaatcggtaaggaaattgcatgtcgttgttagttggagcatgagtttgttatttgcagctttagccgtacttgctataattggagtcatggtccccgctgttttattctcCCTGTCTAGTCCTAATTAGTTAGTCGTCTACTTCATTCAGGAAGcaaaatgtgtctctcagtattgaagtctgattctattacatgttctgtgtcctaggtctagcatttacatttcgtgtctaggtctagaagtagttaaagttctcaacccttttgcgtggcagcagccgcttgtttccagagtctctatgcactacttcacgaatccatcttcatgggatcgaccccgcttccctatactaacTTATAGTATTCAggttgagggatttaatatttttttgaaggggagtcgagtgtgtccaacgaaaAAAATACTctgtgttctcttgagttcctggacctggtgatccagtggatttaaggagcgtggtgtcttgaccaagcacttgcattagttttctctgtgcacacttgcttactccataatacacaaacacaacgtttaccttcaaatggcgccgttgccggggatggatggcgtgctttgtgttaagtgttcagagtctgtggtgtaaatagttttgatttattttctttctcttttattttttagtttatgagcagaggctcaagatctacctactggagcaactcatctgggtggaagcaCGACCAGTTAAattggcgggttaaggatacagtctctactgtgaccaccagatcagggtttaccacgggagatccatttccgagtgaatttactagcgacgaatcttggacgtcgtcaggacgcaaagatccagagtcaccacccgaatcagaaacagagtcagaaacatgAGAAgtagaggaagtagtcatggcgcacgTAGTAGATctagatccagagatcggctcgctcactgcccatttatagcgtatgtagattaagaaatagacatttatcaagaccttgtctttcagtagatagcataaagactcgtcttgctgttagatccattcagtgctataccacaccaacgtcatcttatttcaataaggcttagaaataatcggactgacattgcaacctttcacgatagatagccaaagcctatctaggttgtgaaattcttcttttcttttccaaagtattgcttagaaccgactgtagtaccttaaactgagcgcagcccacgaccagtctacaaagcaaaagacttaggctttgtttacttcttatgcatttaaatgtttataaaacatcttataaacgcacaagcaaacataatgtaataatatattgattctattcgtgcaaactgctcgaatgatactgaatcgggtcaaaagtggattgtagagtttttccgtacacaaggaagattctattcgtgcgaagtcgctcgaaacatgcttttcagtatactaaccctaacaatctcACCAATGGTATTTATCCAAGGTGGCCTACTTTTGTGAAGACGCTCAACATGTCGCAAGACCCGAAACGACTCCTTTATGTGCAGCGTCAAGAGGCTACTCGGAAGAGTTcaaaagagcttttggggtccttcaagcccgatacAACATTGTGAAGACCCCGTCTCGGATGTGGTACGCAAACAATATTatcgacatcatgtacacgtgtattatctcgcacaacatgattgtagacgacgaaggaccgagggcggctaactttttcgacgaggatgaagccggaagctcaaccgcaaggtctcccccacgccgaggtatGCATACTACAATGCATAAGAGGAGCAAAAGAAGATTGACAATACGTGATACCAAAGCCTACATcgaactacaagaagacctagtCAAACATATTTGGGCGAAATTTGGTCACTAGTagtagatttttttaattttctgaatttaattatgtaatttttagtttataggattttaattatgtaatttttaatttttagtaatttgtaatagtatttctggtatttttaatgcattttcattttgtggatatgtttttagtaattaaagtatttaaattgaataatagaatgaacGGACTCTTAAATAGTATAAGAACAAGCTATTGCAGAAgaacatgaaattaaaaataaaaaattatgggTCCGGGTCCCCATTCATATTccttggcaagagcatggacgGAGATATTCTTGTAACTTTTAACAATATGTAATGCGTAGAGAGTATttgaattatactccctccgtcccgcgtTACTTGAacgtttccttttcggcacggagattaaggaatgagtgacagacaaagtcaaatattacggctataggtgataatttttactaaaaatggaaagagtgcaaataacttgggacgcccagaaaggaaataagtgcaagtaacacgggacggagggagtacttacaATAACTATGGGCCCACAGGAAAATTAGATAGAGAAATGGGTGTCTCTCTGGCCTCTGCTGCGTTTCATGATCCATCCCCCAATTTGATGTGTGATGAGTATTTGTGGAGTACATTGCCAGTTCATTGTACCCAATTCACACAACCCAAAATCATTTCACCATGTTTCTTACGCACTTACCTCTCAAAATCCCATTTCCAAGGGTAATTTTGTTACCAGAGCTTCTGCTGCTTCTGCTCCCCCACTTGGTGGTGATTATTCAGGTAAAATACTTTCATAATTTCAGACCCTATTGTGTGTGTTTTTCACTCTTAGATGGAATTCATGTTCTATATTGTTGAGTGGCAAACTGGGTTGGAGTTCCATTAGTATGTGATTTGTATAAAAATGTTGACGAGAAAGAAGAAACCTAGTCATTGTTGAGTTTTGGAGTATGGCTTGGAATTAATTTCATGGTTACAAAGTGGTGAACAATTTCCTATGCTTTGGCCTTCTTTTTTGCTTATTTCATAACTCAACCCTAGGATTTCTTCTACACCTCATTTTTCACAGAGAAACCAACACAAAAAGCAAGAAGAATTGCTGGAATTGATCAGGATGAGATAGAGGATCCAACTAGTTTGGCTGATTCCGATAGTTGTTTCTGCACATTTAATGGGTTGCAAATACACCACAAGATCTGTGATTCAGAGTTATCAGAAGATACTTTGCAGGAAGGATTGGCTTCACATTCCCCTAACTATAGGAAAAGGCTTAGTTATCCTATGATTTTGTTGCACGGCTTTGGGGCCTCAGTCTATTCGTGGAGCCAAGTAATGAAACCTTTGGCAAAGGCAACTGGTTCTAAAGTTCTTGCATTTGATAGACCGGCCTTCGGATTGACCTCGAGAGTGGCTCCTTCGTCTGGTAGATGCCAAGATTCGAAACCACCCTTGAATCCATACTCAATGATGTTCTCTGTGTTAGCAACAAAGTACTTCATCGATTTCTTGGCTGCAGATAAGGCCATCCTCGTGGGGTAGGTTATGTTTTTCCTGTGCTTTGATGAATAGATACAAATTCTAGACAATAAAAAGCATATGATGTGACTTATATGAAATAAGTTTTCTTCTTGGTAAGAaatgttttgaattttattGTTTACACCAACACTTGAAGATTGGCAGGCACTCTGCTGGTGCACTTGTAGCTCTAAACACTTATTTTGAGGCGTCCGAGCGTGTGGCTGCTCTAATCCTTGTTGCTCCAGCAATACTTGCACCTTTTGCTATGAAAGAAAATCAAAAGGGAACTGATGATCAGAATCAGGGAAAGAGCTCAGACTCGAATATGAAGCGCAGTTTTCTTTTCAGGCTTGGCAGAGTGTTATCAGGGCTCACTAAGTATATAATAGAGGCAATAATGTATGTCATAAAAGGGATGGGAGCCATGATAAACTCTCTCTATCAGAAAGCTCTTTCGGCGATCTTGCGCTCTGCATTTGGTGTAACTTTGGTAACCAACTTTTTGACTCTATATTACTATAATGTAGGAATTGTATAGTCATGTTTTGCCTTAAATAATGTTTCAGATTAGGatgataattgataaatttggtaCACAAGCTGTTCGCTCTGCTTGGTATGATTCG
Encoded proteins:
- the LOC121780255 gene encoding 2-hydroxy-6-oxononadienedioate/2-hydroxy-6-oxononatrienedioate hydrolase 2-like, whose amino-acid sequence is MSICGVHCQFIVPNSHNPKSFHHVSYALTSQNPISKGNFVTRASAASAPPLGGDYSEKPTQKARRIAGIDQDEIEDPTSLADSDSCFCTFNGLQIHHKICDSELSEDTLQEGLASHSPNYRKRLSYPMILLHGFGASVYSWSQVMKPLAKATGSKVLAFDRPAFGLTSRVAPSSGRCQDSKPPLNPYSMMFSVLATKYFIDFLAADKAILVGHSAGALVALNTYFEASERVAALILVAPAILAPFAMKENQKGTDDQNQGKSSDSNMKRSFLFRLGRVLSGLTKYIIEAIMYVIKGMGAMINSLYQKALSAILRSAFGVTLIRMIIDKFGTQAVRSAWYDSKQMSGDVLQGYTKPLRVKGWDRALAEYTVAMLTDSMPNSNYKRLSEISCPVLIVTGDTDRLVPSWNAERLSRAIPGSTFELIKNCGHLPQEEKAEEFLSIVDKFVQQVFGKACLQAAT